CTTATAGCGATAAAACTTGTAATAATGTTTGGGATACTTAAAGTCTTTATCTTTGATGAAAATTTAAATACAAAATTTAATACAAACGAAGAAAAGGCTGACTTCGTTATATTAAATTTAACAAAGGAATAAAATGTCCGAATTAGCATCTGTCGATTGGTCTAGAGCGCAGTTTGCATTAACCGCTATCTATCACTTCCTGTTCGTTCCTCTGACATTAGGACTTAGCTTTATCATAGCTATTATGGAGAGTATTTATGTCAAAACCGGAAATGAGCAGTGGAAACATATAACTAAATTTTGGCTTAAACTTTTTGCAATAAATTTTGCAATAGGTGTTGCGACTGGTATCATCATGGAGTTTGAATTCGGTACAAACTGGGCGAACTATAGCTGGTTCGTAGGCGATATATTCGGTGCACCGCTTGCTATAGAAGGACTTTTGGCATTCTTCCTTGAAAGTACATTTTTTGCGGTTATGTTCTTTGGCTGGGATAAAGTTAGCAAAAAATTTCACCTAATCTCAACATGGCTTGTGGCTATAGGATCAAATTTAAGCGCACTTTGGATTTTGATAGCAAACGGCTGGATGCAGTATCCAATAGGTATGAAATTTAATCCGGACACCGCAAGAATGGAGATGCAAAACTTCTTTGAAGTGGCATTAAGTCCTGTTGGAATTATTAAATTTTTACACACAGTAACAAGCGGATATGTTATCTCGGCTCTATTTGTGATAGGAATTTCAGCCTGGTTTATCCTAAAAGGAAGACATATTATAATGGCTAAAAAAAGCATGATAGTAGCAGCGAGCTTTGGCCTTGTAACTTCTTTATTCTTGCTATTTAGCGGTGACGAGAGCGGATTTCAAGTAACCAGAACTCAACCGATGAAGCTTGCGGCCATGGAAGGACTTTACGAGGGAGATAGCAGACAAGGACTTGTGATGTTTGGCGTACTTAAACCGGATAAAAAGCATGGAGATGGACAAGGTTCTTTTATGTTTGATATAGAGATACCTTATCTGCTCTCACTTATAGGGAAAAGAGATATAAACGCTTTTATTCCCGGTATTGACGACTTAGTTTTTGGAAATGAAAAGCGTAATATAGAGAGCGTAAGTAGCAAGATGGCAAAGGGTAAGATCGCCGTAGACGCACTAAGAACATATCAAGAGGCTAAAAAGACAGGTGATAAAGAAGCTATGGCGAAAGCGCAAAATCTTCTTGAAACCAATATGAATTTCTTAGGTTACGGATATCTAGAAAAACCGACAGACGCTGTGCCTCCTGTGGCATTGACCTTTTACAGCTTTAGAATTATGGTTATGCTTGGAACATATTTCATAGCTCTATTTTTCGTAGTTATGTATCTATGCATGGCAAATAATATCGAAAGCTTTAAAAAGCTCCTTTGGATATGCGTGTGGACTATTCCTCTTGGGTATATCGCAGCAGAAGCTGGATGGATAGTAGCCGAAGTCGGGCGTCAACCGTGGGCTATACAAGATCTGATGACGGTAGGCGTAGGTGCTACAAATTTAGGTAGTGTAAATGTCAAAATCTCATTTACGCTATTTGCGATACTTTTCACGGCACTATTGATAGCCGAGATAAAAATAATGTTAAAACAAATAAAGATAGGATTTGAAAGCCATGCTTAGTTTATCACACGAAATACTTCAAATTTATTGGTGGGTTATAGTTAGCTTGCTAGGCGGGCTTTTGGTGTTTATGATGTTTGTTCAGGGCGGGCAAACACTTATATTTGGATTACCAAAGAGCGAAATAGAAAAAGACATGATAATAAATTCCGTGGGTCGCAAATGGGAGCTTACATTTACTACCCTTGTCATGTTCGGAGGAGCATGCTTTGCTGCATTTCCACTTTTTTATGCTACTAGCTTTGGTGGGGCGTATTGGGTGTGGCTGGCAATTTTATTTTGCTTTATTTTGCAAGCCGTTAGTTACGAGTATAGAAAAAAACCGGACAATTTTTTAGGTCAAAAAACTTATGAAATTTTTCTTTATATAAACGGCTCGCTTGGAGTTATTTTAATAGGAATGGCCGTTAGTACATTTTTTTCAGGAAGCGACTTTGCACTAGGCGAGCATAACTTCGTGGAGTGGAAAACTCCATATAGAGGTCTTGAGGCACTTGCCAATCCCCTACTCTATCCCCTTGGAATTGCGATGTTTTTCCTATCTCGCGTAGGCGGGGCTTTATATCTAATCAATAATATCTCGGATGAAAATTTTAGAGCAAAAGCCAGAAAAGCTGTTCTAAAAAATACTATTTTGTTCCTACCATTTTTCTTAATGTTTATAATCTGGATATTTACAAAAACAGGCTTTGAATATGATGCAGAGGGAGTAGTAAGTTTGGTAGGCTTTAAATATGCGCTAAATTTAGTAAAAATGCCAATCGTTACTCTTATAATATTAGTCGGGCTTGGACTTGTGCTGTATGGAATTTACAAAGGTGCATTTACTAAAAGCACTTACGGAGTAGTTCCTTACGGAGTCGGAGTCGTTTTTGTAGTAATGGGGCTAT
This Campylobacter sp. RM16192 DNA region includes the following protein-coding sequences:
- a CDS encoding DUF4492 domain-containing protein, yielding MIKKYLKNISELYIEGFRNMRLGKSLWLLIAIKLVIMFGILKVFIFDENLNTKFNTNEEKADFVILNLTKE
- a CDS encoding cytochrome ubiquinol oxidase subunit I — encoded protein: MSELASVDWSRAQFALTAIYHFLFVPLTLGLSFIIAIMESIYVKTGNEQWKHITKFWLKLFAINFAIGVATGIIMEFEFGTNWANYSWFVGDIFGAPLAIEGLLAFFLESTFFAVMFFGWDKVSKKFHLISTWLVAIGSNLSALWILIANGWMQYPIGMKFNPDTARMEMQNFFEVALSPVGIIKFLHTVTSGYVISALFVIGISAWFILKGRHIIMAKKSMIVAASFGLVTSLFLLFSGDESGFQVTRTQPMKLAAMEGLYEGDSRQGLVMFGVLKPDKKHGDGQGSFMFDIEIPYLLSLIGKRDINAFIPGIDDLVFGNEKRNIESVSSKMAKGKIAVDALRTYQEAKKTGDKEAMAKAQNLLETNMNFLGYGYLEKPTDAVPPVALTFYSFRIMVMLGTYFIALFFVVMYLCMANNIESFKKLLWICVWTIPLGYIAAEAGWIVAEVGRQPWAIQDLMTVGVGATNLGSVNVKISFTLFAILFTALLIAEIKIMLKQIKIGFESHA
- a CDS encoding cytochrome d ubiquinol oxidase subunit II → MLSLSHEILQIYWWVIVSLLGGLLVFMMFVQGGQTLIFGLPKSEIEKDMIINSVGRKWELTFTTLVMFGGACFAAFPLFYATSFGGAYWVWLAILFCFILQAVSYEYRKKPDNFLGQKTYEIFLYINGSLGVILIGMAVSTFFSGSDFALGEHNFVEWKTPYRGLEALANPLLYPLGIAMFFLSRVGGALYLINNISDENFRAKARKAVLKNTILFLPFFLMFIIWIFTKTGFEYDAEGVVSLVGFKYALNLVKMPIVTLIILVGLGLVLYGIYKGAFTKSTYGVVPYGVGVVFVVMGLFLIAGLNNTAFYPSFSNLQSSLTIKNASSSHYTLGVMAYVSLIVPFVLAYIFVVWRAIDSRKITQDEIKNDHHAY